Proteins from a single region of Budorcas taxicolor isolate Tak-1 chromosome 11, Takin1.1, whole genome shotgun sequence:
- the LOC128056346 gene encoding olfactory receptor 1L6-like, producing MMRENQSHITEFLLLGLTSDPKQQVWLFASFLAMYLVNMGGNSVIMAAIQGDAHLHTAMYFFLSNLSLVDICFTTVIAPQMLVNMLTQRKAILFAQCLAQMYFFVAFGTTDSFLLGAMALDRYVAICHPLHYTTTMNPRRCFQLVTASWLVSHLHSLTHTILMARLSFCGPNTIHHFFCDVQPLLTLSCSDTSVNELLAFTEGSLVIMSPFIFITVSYVYITHAVLRVPSGRGRYKVFSTCGSHLTVVALFYGTVISVYIRPSSTYSVTKDRVITVIYTVVIPMLNPFIYSLRNKDMKQAMKKLMRKTD from the coding sequence ATGATGAGGGAAAACCAGAGCCACATCACTGAATTCCTCCTTCTGGGACTGACCAGTGACCCCAAACAGCAGGTGTGGCTCTTTGCCAGCTTCCTGGCCATGTACCTGGTCAATATGGGAGGCAACTCGGTCATCATGGCAGCCATCCAGGGGGATGCCCACCTCCACACcgccatgtacttcttcctctccaacttGTCCCTGGTGGACATCTGCTTTACAACTGTCATTGCACCACAAATGTTAGTGAACATGCTGACTCAGAGAAAGGCCATCCTCTTCGCCCAGTGTCTGGCCCAGATGTATTTCTTTGTGGCCTTTGGGACCACTGACAGCTTCCTTCTGGGTGCCATGGCCTTGGACCGCTACGTGGCCATCTGCCACCCACTACATTACACCACCACCATGAACCCCAGACGCTGCTTCCAGCTCGTGACAGCATCCTGGCTGGTGTCCCACCTCCACTCCCTCACCCACACCATCCTTATGGCCCGCCTCTCCTTCTGTGGGCCCAACACCATCCACCACTTCTTCTGTGACGTCCAGCCTCTGCTGACACTCTCCTGCTCTGACACCTCTGTCAATGAGCTCTTGGCCTTCACAGAGGGCTCCTTGGTGATCATGAGTCCCTTCATCTTCATTACTGTCTCTTATGTCTATATCACCCATGCTGTTCTGAGAGTCCCTTCTGGGAGAGGCAGGTACAAGGTCTTCTCCACCTGTGGGTCCCACCTCACAGTTGTGGCACTATTCTATGGAACTGTAATATCTGTGTACATCCGCCCCTCATCCACCTACTCAGTGACGAAGGACCGTGTGATCACTGTCATCTATACAGTAGTTATCCCCATGCTGAACCCTTTTATCTATAGCCTTAGGAACAAGGACATGAAACAGGCTATGAAAAAACTGATGAGGAAGACCGATTAG